One window of the Micromonas commoda chromosome 11, complete sequence genome contains the following:
- a CDS encoding predicted protein translates to MRNAAIGPQADSRKSNAPAFGFGAADRNASAKVYVSKEHSKVDFGKLGPGAVYETKSSFGKQVDAKKRSPASVGFGSADRFLQPSASRAKRNPQVPGPGSYPLPKAVGKQTQSKAITEGSFGFGTSTRDHAEKVFIGKEQAKVFFGMESPGPAAYKVSSGVGKQPESRNTTEPGFTIPRGGRGKDVDMERARKLPGAGQYRTVASVGAQPRSENRTAPKYGFGTGSRDGANKVFLGKEQAKVFLGMESPGPASLGPKAFGGTGKQLLSTRASAPKATFGTGVRGSYDVNANPGPGAYA, encoded by the coding sequence ATGAggaacgccgcgatcggaCCGCAGGCGGACTCCAGGAAGTCCAACGCCCCCGCCttcggcttcggcgccgccgacagGAACGCCTCCGCCAAGGTTTACGTCAGCAAGGAGCACAGCAAGGTGGACTTCGGCAAGCTCGGCCCAGGCGCGGTGTACGAAACGAAATCGTCCTTCGGCAAGCAGGTGGACGCCAAGAagcgctcgcccgcgagcgtcggatTCGGGTCCGCGGACAGGTTCCTGCAGCCCTCCGCGTCACGGGCCAAGCGTAACCCGCAGGTCCCCGGCCCGGGTTCCTACCCCTTACCCAAAGCCGTCGGCAAGCAGACGCAGAGCAAGGCGATAACGGAGGGGTCCTTCGGGTTCGGCACCAGCACCCGCGACCACGCCGAGAAGGTGTTCATCGGCAAGGAGCAAGCAAAGGTGTTCTTCGGGATGGAATCCCCGGGTCCCGCCGCGTACAAGGTGTCATCCGGCGTGGGCAAGCAGCCGGAGAGCAGGAACACCACCGAACCCGGGTTCACCATCCCgcggggcggccgcgggaaAGACGTCGACATGGAGCGAGCCCGGAAACTTCCGGGCGCGGGGCAGTACAGGACCGTGGCGAGCGTGGGGGCCCAGCCGCGGTCGGAGAACAGGACCGCGCCCAAGTACGGCTTCGGCACCGGCAGCCGGGACGGCGCCAACAAGGTGTTCCTGGGGAAGGAGCAGGCGAAGGTTTTTCTCGGGATGGAATCACCCGGGCCGGCGAGCTTAGGGCCGAAGGCGTTCGGCGGGACCGGGAAGCAGCTGTTGAGCAccagggcgtcggcgcccaagGCGACCTTCGGGACCGGGGTGAGGGGATCGTACGACGTCAACGCCAACCCGGGTCCCGGGGCGTACGCGTGA
- a CDS encoding predicted protein — RVYHDLSKFKLSAFVVSTAAAGYVLGSGEVIDWEQLGWTSLGTMLCSSSANTWNQIFEIKNDSVMARTMRRPLPSGRCSVAHAALFGVVTGMAGVGLLKEKANDTTAALGAGNVALYALCYTPMKRVHWLNTWAGAVVGAVPPLMGWAAAREGAIEPASGVLAAALYFWQMPHFMALAYMAKDDYVRGGYRMLSHPSSDPTGRRLAGVAMRNAFYMFPLGALAVGCGLTTAPFAYEAALLAAPMALSAAVFYRRPSIPNARNMFYGSLLYLPAFQALACLHRV, encoded by the coding sequence CGCGTGTACCACGACCTCTCCAAGTTCAAGCTCAGCGCGTTCGTCGtgtcgaccgcggcggcgggttaCGTGCTGGGCAGCGGTGAGGTGATCGACTGGGAGCAGCTCGGTTGGACGTCGCTGGGCACGATGCTCTGTTCGTCTTCGGCGAACACGTGGAATCAGATCTTCGAGATCAAGAACGACTCGGTGATGGCGAGGACGATGCGAAGGCCGCTGCCGTCGGGGCGGTGCTCGgtggcgcacgccgcgctcttcggcgtcgtcaccggcatggcgggcgtcgggcttctcaaggagaaggccaaCGACACCACGGCGGCCCTGGGCGCCGGTAACGTCGCGCTCTACGCGCTGTGCTACACCCCGATGAAGCGGGTGCACTGGCTCAACACGtgggcgggcgccgtcgtcggcgcggtgccccCGCTGATGGGAtgggccgccgcgcgcgagggcgcgatcgagcccgcgagcggcgtcctcgcggccgcgctctACTTCTGGCAGATGCCCCACTTCATGGCGCTCGCGTACATGGCCAAGGACGACTACGTCAGGGGCGGGTACCGAATGCTCTCGCACCCGTCGAGCGATCCAACCGGCCGAAGGCTCGCCGGGGTGGCGATGCGAAACGCCTTCTACATGTTCCCCCtgggcgccctcgccgtgggCTGCGGCctgaccaccgcgccgttcgcgtacgaggcggcgctcctcgccgcacCCATGGCGCTCAGCGCGGCTGTGTTTTACCGCAGGCCGTCTATACCAAACGCCAGGAACATGTTCTACGGGTCCTTACTCTACCTCCCCGCGTTTCAGGCGCTGGCGTGTTTACACAGGGTG